In Rhizobium glycinendophyticum, a single window of DNA contains:
- the pufL gene encoding photosynthetic reaction center subunit L, translating into MALLSFERKYRVRGGTLLGGDLFDFWVGPFYVGFFGVTTAFFATLGTALIIYGAAIGPTWNIWQISIAPPDLSYGLALAPLKEGGLWQIITVCALGAFISWALREVEICRKLGIGYHVPFAFSFAILAYATLVVFRPLLLGAWGNGFPYGIFSHLDWVSNVGYQYLHFHYNPAHMLAVTFFFTTTFALSLHGGLILSAANPGSSLTEPGKQGEVKTPEYEDTFFRDIIGYSIGTLGIHRLGLILALNAGFWSAVCIIISGPFWNQGWPRWWNWWLELPIWN; encoded by the coding sequence ATGGCGCTGCTGAGTTTTGAACGCAAATATCGCGTACGAGGCGGAACGCTGCTCGGAGGCGATCTCTTCGATTTCTGGGTAGGTCCTTTCTACGTCGGCTTCTTCGGCGTAACGACGGCATTCTTTGCGACACTGGGCACCGCTCTCATCATCTACGGCGCGGCCATCGGCCCGACCTGGAACATCTGGCAAATCTCGATCGCCCCGCCCGATCTCTCTTACGGGCTAGCCTTGGCACCGCTGAAGGAGGGTGGCCTCTGGCAGATCATCACCGTCTGCGCGCTGGGTGCCTTCATCTCCTGGGCGCTGCGCGAGGTGGAAATCTGCCGCAAGCTCGGCATCGGCTATCACGTGCCCTTCGCCTTCTCCTTCGCCATTCTCGCCTACGCCACCCTTGTCGTCTTCAGGCCGCTGTTGCTCGGCGCCTGGGGCAACGGCTTCCCCTATGGCATCTTCAGCCATCTGGATTGGGTGTCGAACGTCGGGTACCAGTATCTGCACTTTCATTACAATCCAGCCCACATGCTCGCGGTGACCTTCTTCTTCACCACGACTTTCGCGCTCTCGCTTCACGGCGGCCTAATCCTGTCGGCCGCCAATCCGGGCAGTTCGCTCACCGAACCGGGCAAGCAGGGCGAAGTGAAGACGCCTGAATATGAAGACACGTTTTTCCGCGACATCATCGGCTACTCGATCGGCACGCTCGGCATTCACCGCCTGGGCCTGATCCTGGCGCTGAACGCCGGCTTCTGGAGCGCCGTCTGCATCATCATCAGCGGCCCCTTCTGGAACCAGGGATGGCCGCGCTGGTGGAACTGGTGGCTTGAGCTGCCAATCTGGAACTGA
- the hemA gene encoding 5-aminolevulinate synthase has protein sequence MDVLQHMESALADLRTAGNYRVFAELERHCSAFPKATFYNEDKTVREVTVWCSNDYLGMGQNEKVMDRMTEVIRKCGAGAGGTRNISGTNHYHVLLENELADLHGKEGALIFTSGYVSNWAALGTLLSKIPGIICYSDSLNHASMIEGIRHSRCIKRQFRHNDPKHLRELMAADDPAAPKLVAFESVYSMDGDISPIREICDVADEFGALTYLDEVHAVGMYGPRGGGVAEREGLMDRLTVIEGTLGKAFGVMGGYITGPAVLIDFVRSFASGFIFTTAIPPALAAAATTSIRHLKESQFERARHQAAVAKVRAALDARGIPHMRNPSHIVPVMVGNASKCKWISDVLLDDFGIYVQPINYPTVPVGKERLRITPTPLHNDADITHLAEALCSLWSKCALARAVA, from the coding sequence ATGGACGTTCTGCAGCACATGGAGTCAGCGCTTGCCGATCTCCGCACGGCCGGCAATTACCGCGTATTCGCAGAGCTTGAGCGTCACTGCTCGGCCTTCCCCAAGGCAACCTTCTACAATGAGGACAAGACGGTCCGCGAAGTGACGGTCTGGTGCTCCAATGATTATCTCGGCATGGGGCAGAACGAGAAGGTCATGGACCGGATGACCGAGGTCATCCGCAAGTGTGGGGCAGGGGCCGGCGGGACCCGCAACATCTCGGGCACGAACCATTACCACGTGCTCCTGGAGAACGAACTCGCCGACCTTCATGGCAAGGAAGGCGCCCTGATCTTCACCTCCGGCTATGTGTCGAACTGGGCGGCGCTCGGCACGCTCCTGTCGAAGATCCCGGGTATCATCTGCTATTCGGATTCGCTGAACCATGCCTCCATGATCGAAGGCATCCGCCACTCGCGTTGCATCAAGCGGCAGTTCCGCCACAATGATCCGAAACATCTCCGGGAACTGATGGCCGCCGATGATCCGGCGGCACCCAAGCTCGTCGCGTTCGAAAGCGTCTATTCGATGGATGGCGACATTTCGCCGATCCGCGAGATATGCGACGTAGCCGACGAATTCGGTGCGCTCACCTATCTCGATGAGGTCCATGCGGTCGGCATGTATGGTCCGCGCGGGGGCGGCGTTGCCGAGCGCGAGGGCCTGATGGATCGTCTGACCGTGATCGAAGGGACCCTCGGCAAGGCTTTCGGCGTCATGGGGGGCTATATCACCGGACCGGCCGTGCTCATCGACTTCGTCCGCTCGTTCGCTTCGGGCTTCATCTTTACCACCGCCATTCCGCCGGCACTGGCGGCTGCGGCAACTACGTCGATCCGCCATCTCAAGGAAAGCCAGTTCGAGCGTGCACGGCACCAGGCGGCTGTCGCCAAGGTGCGCGCCGCGCTCGATGCCCGGGGCATCCCGCATATGCGCAATCCGAGCCATATCGTTCCGGTGATGGTCGGCAATGCCTCCAAGTGCAAATGGATCTCCGACGTGCTGCTCGACGACTTCGGCATCTATGTCCAGCCGATCAACTATCCGACGGTGCCGGTGGGCAAGGAACGCCTGCGTATCACGCCGACGCCGCTGCACAATGACGCCGACATCACTCACCTGGCCGAGGCCCTCTGTTCGCTTTGGTCGAAATGCGCGCTGGCGCGGGCAGTTGCCTGA
- the acsF gene encoding magnesium-protoporphyrin IX monomethyl ester (oxidative) cyclase, with product MAGVNDTTRSALVSTMLTPRFYTTDFDEMDKINVEPVRAEWDVLIAQMKSDPNRGHFKRNEDWDDIDIDALPDDLREEFIDFLVSSLTSEFSGCVLYKEMKRRGKNQEICELFGYMSRDESRHAGFINDALKDFGIGVNMGFLAKAKKYTFFKPKFIYYATYLSEKIGYARYITIFRHLEKHPEQRFHPIFKWFRQWCNDEFSHGEAFSLIIRSDKRLMEGMNKYWIKFFLLAVFATMYVRDHMRPAFHKGLGVDIDDYDMKVFRLTSEISRQCFPLVLDLDNPALHEGFRRMERINRKAIAADAKVGLSGKIAKGFWSAAAAVNFIRMYLVPTKSNAIPATSRLQPVW from the coding sequence ATGGCCGGCGTCAACGACACGACCCGCAGCGCGCTCGTCTCCACCATGCTGACACCGCGTTTCTACACCACCGATTTCGACGAGATGGACAAGATCAATGTCGAGCCGGTTCGGGCCGAATGGGATGTCCTGATCGCCCAGATGAAGAGCGATCCGAACCGCGGCCACTTCAAGCGCAACGAAGACTGGGACGATATCGACATCGATGCCCTGCCGGACGACCTGCGCGAGGAGTTCATCGACTTCCTCGTCTCGTCGCTCACCTCCGAATTCTCGGGCTGCGTCCTCTACAAGGAGATGAAGCGCCGGGGCAAGAACCAGGAGATCTGCGAACTCTTCGGCTATATGAGCCGCGACGAATCCCGCCATGCCGGCTTTATCAATGATGCGCTGAAAGATTTCGGCATCGGCGTGAACATGGGCTTTCTCGCCAAGGCGAAGAAGTACACCTTCTTCAAGCCGAAGTTCATTTACTACGCCACCTATCTCTCCGAGAAGATCGGCTATGCCCGCTACATCACCATCTTCCGCCACCTCGAAAAGCATCCCGAGCAACGCTTCCATCCGATTTTCAAGTGGTTCCGCCAGTGGTGCAATGACGAGTTCTCGCATGGCGAGGCCTTCTCGCTGATCATCCGCTCGGATAAGCGGTTGATGGAGGGCATGAACAAGTATTGGATCAAGTTTTTCCTGCTCGCCGTCTTTGCGACGATGTATGTGCGCGACCACATGCGCCCGGCGTTCCACAAGGGGCTCGGCGTCGACATCGACGACTACGACATGAAGGTCTTCCGGCTGACCAGCGAGATCTCGCGCCAGTGCTTCCCGCTGGTGCTCGATCTCGACAATCCGGCCTTGCATGAAGGTTTCCGCCGCATGGAGCGGATCAATCGCAAGGCCATTGCGGCGGATGCCAAGGTTGGGTTGTCGGGCAAGATCGCCAAGGGCTTCTGGTCGGCAGCGGCTGCCGTCAATTTCATCCGAATGTATCTGGTTCCGACGAAGTCGAATGCCATTCCGGCAACCTCTCGGCTGCAACCGGTCTGGTGA
- the pufA gene encoding light-harvesting antenna LH1, alpha subunit translates to MWRIWLMFDPRKALVALSVFLFTLAILIHFILLSTERFNWLEGKPLKTSALEHSLSEGVDLKLIG, encoded by the coding sequence ATGTGGAGAATCTGGCTTATGTTCGATCCGCGCAAAGCGCTGGTCGCACTGTCTGTATTCCTGTTTACGCTGGCGATCCTAATCCATTTCATCCTGCTGAGCACGGAGCGCTTCAACTGGCTGGAGGGCAAACCCCTCAAGACCAGTGCGCTGGAGCACTCCCTCTCTGAAGGCGTGGATCTCAAGCTCATCGGCTGA
- the idi gene encoding isopentenyl-diphosphate delta-isomerase — MPESIVIPAIAADGSLYPVEKMKAHVEGLQHLAVSVFVFDGDKLLIQKRAQAKYHCGGLWANTCCTHPHWDETIEACAARRLEEELGFSLPLTRHQTVDYSADVGGGLHENERVTLFSAQADRSQLAILPDEDEVEAVRWIGADELQREMRETPFSFTPWFRIYLERFPDLGFDQL, encoded by the coding sequence ATGCCAGAGAGCATTGTCATTCCGGCGATCGCGGCCGATGGGTCGCTTTACCCGGTCGAGAAGATGAAGGCCCATGTCGAGGGTCTTCAGCATCTTGCCGTGTCCGTCTTCGTCTTCGACGGCGACAAGTTGCTCATCCAGAAGCGTGCTCAGGCCAAGTATCATTGCGGCGGCTTGTGGGCGAATACCTGCTGCACCCATCCGCACTGGGACGAGACGATCGAGGCCTGTGCCGCACGCCGACTGGAGGAAGAGCTCGGTTTCTCCCTTCCGCTCACCCGCCACCAGACCGTGGATTACTCAGCCGATGTCGGCGGTGGTCTGCACGAGAACGAGCGTGTGACGCTGTTCAGCGCTCAAGCAGACCGCAGCCAGCTTGCGATCCTTCCGGATGAAGATGAGGTCGAGGCAGTGCGCTGGATCGGCGCAGATGAGCTGCAGCGGGAGATGCGCGAAACACCCTTCTCTTTCACGCCCTGGTTCCGCATCTACCTGGAACGCTTTCCGGATCTGGGATTCGATCAGCTTTAA
- the pufM gene encoding photosynthetic reaction center subunit M has protein sequence MLQYQNIITPVQVSGPLEEGMPLPRGDSPRVGTPFHVKLFGMIGNAQIGPIYLGYLGTLSLVFGFIAFEIIGLNMFASVGWDPIQFVRQLFWLGLEPPPAKYGLKILPPLAEGGWWLIAGFFLTTSVLLWWVRVYRRARQLELGMHVAWAFAAAIWLFLVLGFIRPLLMGNFSEAVPFGIFPHLDWTAAFSIRYGNLYYNPFHCLSIVFLYGSVLLFAMHGATILAVGKYGGERELEQITDRGTASERAALFWRWTMGFNATMESVHRWAWWFAILTPITGGIGILLTGTVVDNWYLWGINHGIVSPLPGYPGVVDPAL, from the coding sequence TTGCTGCAATATCAAAACATCATAACGCCAGTGCAGGTGAGCGGCCCCCTCGAAGAGGGCATGCCGCTTCCGAGAGGCGACAGCCCACGCGTTGGCACACCATTCCACGTCAAGCTGTTCGGCATGATCGGCAATGCACAGATCGGTCCGATCTACCTGGGCTATCTCGGCACGCTCTCATTGGTGTTCGGCTTCATTGCCTTCGAGATCATTGGTCTGAACATGTTCGCCTCGGTTGGCTGGGATCCGATCCAGTTCGTGCGACAGCTCTTCTGGCTGGGCCTCGAGCCTCCACCGGCGAAATATGGCCTGAAGATCCTGCCGCCGCTTGCCGAAGGGGGCTGGTGGCTGATCGCCGGCTTCTTCCTGACCACGTCGGTCCTGTTGTGGTGGGTCCGTGTCTATCGCCGCGCCCGGCAACTGGAGCTCGGCATGCATGTCGCATGGGCCTTTGCCGCCGCGATCTGGCTCTTCCTGGTGCTCGGTTTCATCCGACCGCTCCTGATGGGTAACTTTTCGGAAGCGGTGCCCTTCGGCATCTTCCCGCACCTCGATTGGACCGCCGCATTCTCGATCCGCTACGGCAACCTCTATTACAATCCCTTCCACTGCCTCTCGATCGTCTTCCTCTATGGCTCGGTGCTGCTCTTTGCGATGCATGGCGCAACCATCCTGGCAGTTGGTAAATATGGCGGTGAGCGCGAGCTGGAACAGATCACCGATCGCGGCACTGCATCGGAACGGGCAGCCCTCTTCTGGCGCTGGACCATGGGCTTCAACGCCACGATGGAATCCGTCCACCGCTGGGCCTGGTGGTTCGCCATCCTGACCCCGATCACCGGCGGCATCGGCATCCTGCTCACCGGCACGGTCGTCGACAACTGGTATCTCTGGGGCATCAACCACGGGATCGTGTCCCCGCTGCCGGGTTACCCCGGCGTCGTCGACCCGGCGCTTTGA
- the pufC gene encoding photosynthetic reaction center cytochrome PufC: MKLWIPFAVSAGTLLTIASFVGAGWDAPPVETTQTGFRGTGMYIHRDVEKQEALKVANVVPPAPWQADPSGDKARDLYENVQVLGDLSDDQFNQFMASITEWVAPEAGCNYCHNPENLASDELYQKVVARRMIQMTQAINVDWKAHVGATGATCYTCHRGQGIPTNYWYEDKEPKPAGNMTQNRQGQNVVAKFGGGSSLPQNVLKDYLLDTKPIRVHSTTALPTGTNTATTKETEATWSLMMHMSESLGVNCTTCHNSRAFNDWDQSPPQRVTAWHGIRMVRDINANYVQGLTPVFPDHRKGPEGDVFKVGCATCHAGVQKPLYGVSMLQDYVDALAKKGPTAVPDYTTYQPGTTQKMAPAEQSSAILPKPATAQTAEAVLPTAPATSDN, encoded by the coding sequence ATGAAACTCTGGATTCCCTTCGCCGTCTCCGCCGGCACGTTGCTGACGATTGCAAGTTTCGTCGGAGCAGGCTGGGATGCGCCCCCGGTCGAAACCACGCAAACCGGTTTTCGCGGCACCGGCATGTACATCCATCGGGATGTCGAGAAGCAGGAGGCGTTGAAGGTCGCCAATGTCGTGCCGCCAGCCCCCTGGCAGGCGGATCCGAGCGGTGACAAGGCGCGCGATCTCTATGAGAACGTCCAGGTCCTCGGCGATCTCTCTGACGACCAGTTCAACCAGTTCATGGCCTCGATCACCGAATGGGTGGCCCCGGAAGCCGGCTGCAACTACTGCCACAACCCCGAGAATCTGGCGTCCGACGAACTCTACCAGAAGGTCGTTGCTCGACGGATGATCCAGATGACCCAGGCAATCAATGTCGACTGGAAGGCGCATGTCGGCGCCACCGGTGCCACCTGCTACACCTGCCATCGCGGCCAGGGCATTCCGACCAATTACTGGTACGAGGACAAGGAGCCGAAGCCGGCCGGCAACATGACGCAAAACCGCCAGGGCCAGAACGTTGTTGCCAAGTTCGGCGGCGGCTCGTCGCTGCCGCAGAATGTGCTGAAGGACTATCTGCTCGACACAAAGCCTATTCGGGTGCATTCGACGACAGCACTGCCGACCGGCACCAACACGGCGACCACGAAGGAGACGGAAGCCACCTGGTCGCTGATGATGCACATGTCGGAATCGCTCGGCGTCAACTGCACCACCTGCCACAACTCCCGCGCCTTCAACGACTGGGACCAGAGCCCGCCGCAGCGCGTGACGGCATGGCACGGCATCCGTATGGTCCGCGATATAAATGCGAACTACGTCCAGGGACTCACACCCGTTTTCCCCGACCACCGCAAGGGGCCGGAAGGCGACGTCTTCAAGGTCGGATGCGCCACCTGCCATGCAGGCGTACAGAAGCCGCTCTACGGGGTCTCCATGCTGCAGGACTACGTCGATGCGCTTGCCAAAAAGGGCCCGACAGCAGTCCCGGACTATACCACCTATCAGCCGGGCACGACGCAGAAGATGGCGCCGGCCGAGCAAAGCAGCGCAATCCTGCCAAAGCCGGCAACGGCTCAGACTGCCGAAGCCGTCCTGCCGACGGCACCGGCAACCAGCGACAACTGA
- the pufB gene encoding light-harvesting antenna LH1, beta subunit produces MAETSNVSLSGLTESEAREVHGFFIQGFMIFTAIAIVAHILVWMWRPWIPGPEGYSSLEGINQTALSLLSMMA; encoded by the coding sequence ATGGCTGAAACATCAAATGTTTCACTTTCGGGTCTGACCGAAAGCGAAGCGCGCGAGGTCCATGGATTCTTCATCCAAGGCTTCATGATATTCACGGCGATTGCCATCGTCGCGCATATCTTGGTCTGGATGTGGCGTCCCTGGATTCCGGGCCCCGAAGGTTACAGCTCTCTTGAGGGCATCAACCAGACGGCTCTCTCGCTTCTGTCGATGATGGCTTAG
- the puhE gene encoding putative photosynthetic complex assembly protein PuhE → MSFSHPLAVVAIAITVWWVSTGLVLAMVSRPEPKEWRILSLMPVMTVVGAGGFLLMLFGAREQTPLGSYAGFFGALLVWAWHEAAFLTGRLTGPRSGDCPPGLSGPARFKAAWQAVSDHEIAILITAVVLWFTLSGNPNRFGLAAFGLLWGMRISAKLLIFLGAPHAVSELMPKGIAHLKSYFRTDRLTPIFPLLLAVAAGLFIILVVGANRATQEHSVVGHTLLATFMALAIIEHLILVLPVSDTTLWRWAMARPGAPLAAGHPLDGGSHLQGVRPAVPPVASWSALGKDQIGKRKD, encoded by the coding sequence ATGAGCTTCTCGCACCCGCTCGCCGTCGTCGCTATCGCCATCACCGTCTGGTGGGTGTCAACGGGGCTGGTGTTGGCCATGGTCAGTCGACCCGAGCCGAAGGAATGGCGCATCCTGTCCCTGATGCCGGTCATGACCGTCGTCGGCGCAGGCGGTTTCCTACTGATGCTCTTCGGCGCGCGGGAACAGACGCCGCTCGGTTCCTATGCCGGCTTCTTCGGGGCACTGCTCGTCTGGGCCTGGCACGAGGCCGCTTTTCTGACCGGGCGACTGACTGGCCCGCGCAGCGGTGATTGCCCGCCGGGCTTGAGCGGCCCGGCCCGCTTCAAGGCCGCCTGGCAGGCCGTGAGCGATCACGAGATCGCCATTCTCATCACCGCCGTGGTGTTGTGGTTCACGCTTTCGGGCAATCCGAACCGGTTCGGTCTTGCCGCTTTCGGCCTGCTCTGGGGTATGCGGATCTCGGCCAAGCTGTTGATCTTCCTCGGAGCGCCGCATGCGGTGAGCGAGCTGATGCCGAAGGGAATTGCGCATCTGAAAAGCTATTTCCGGACAGACCGGCTCACGCCGATTTTTCCGCTGCTGCTTGCCGTCGCTGCCGGTCTTTTCATCATTCTGGTGGTCGGCGCCAATCGCGCCACCCAGGAACATTCGGTCGTCGGCCACACGCTGCTCGCGACATTCATGGCGCTTGCCATCATCGAACATCTCATCCTCGTGCTGCCCGTCTCGGATACCACGCTGTGGCGCTGGGCGATGGCGCGGCCGGGGGCGCCGCTTGCCGCAGGACATCCCCTGGATGGCGGATCACATCTCCAGGGAGTCCGCCCGGCGGTACCGCCCGTTGCCTCCTGGAGCGCACTTGGAAAAGACCAGATCGGGAAGAGGAAAGACTGA